The candidate division WOR-3 bacterium genome includes a window with the following:
- a CDS encoding DUF6175 family protein — translation MRKRKTLTFILFSLILIIYCAKKPMVPATGEASFVETYSPAEVVILATGVGKNLVEAERDARYQAVHFVLLGGTDPILQREEEKAKFEGIKENILNKDSVVKFISWEDDKYQKRIKLADGRLKISKLMRVNKRILTEYLVSKGVIKAVEEISEEIGTPFVMVIPQVSKDESPIEKLQTSFLHRKAAQIIESFLTARKYNVSVPDATVQINELVSALGEERKIKEDISYLYALTIGSDIYITFTIDITSGRYGTKKASVGIRIYETTTGRLLGTETGYSPEVATSSDQVVLESAINDCMDRVLSRMTNYWKDDIKYGLQYKIVIKFPTGISSERLEKMQFALLDILKEGVNKSKENIVSERTIDLLVWAKRDKFPEARSIYSYLKDRFTNAFPGYTLSRITLNRKLLVCEVKKG, via the coding sequence ATGAGAAAAAGAAAAACCTTAACGTTTATTTTATTTAGTTTAATTTTAATTATTTATTGTGCGAAAAAACCAATGGTACCGGCAACTGGTGAGGCAAGTTTTGTTGAAACCTATTCGCCAGCGGAAGTAGTTATTTTAGCAACTGGTGTCGGAAAGAATTTAGTGGAAGCAGAAAGGGATGCCCGTTATCAAGCAGTCCATTTTGTCTTATTAGGCGGAACCGATCCAATATTACAGAGAGAAGAAGAGAAAGCAAAATTTGAAGGAATTAAAGAAAATATCCTCAACAAAGATTCGGTTGTCAAATTTATCAGTTGGGAAGACGATAAATATCAGAAAAGAATTAAATTGGCTGATGGAAGGCTGAAGATAAGCAAATTGATGAGGGTGAATAAAAGAATTTTAACCGAATACTTAGTAAGTAAAGGAGTGATTAAGGCAGTAGAAGAAATCTCCGAAGAGATTGGCACTCCCTTTGTGATGGTTATTCCGCAGGTAAGCAAAGATGAAAGTCCAATTGAGAAATTACAAACAAGTTTCTTACATCGAAAGGCAGCACAGATTATTGAGTCTTTTTTAACTGCAAGAAAATATAATGTAAGTGTTCCTGATGCTACTGTTCAGATTAATGAACTTGTTTCGGCTTTAGGTGAAGAAAGAAAGATTAAAGAAGATATCTCTTATCTATACGCCTTAACAATCGGTTCAGATATTTATATTACTTTTACTATTGATATTACCAGCGGTCGTTATGGCACAAAAAAGGCATCGGTGGGGATAAGAATTTATGAAACAACTACTGGCAGGCTTTTAGGTACCGAAACCGGTTATAGTCCAGAAGTCGCCACCTCCTCTGACCAAGTAGTTTTAGAAAGTGCGATTAACGACTGTATGGATAGGGTATTATCAAGAATGACAAATTACTGGAAGGATGATATTAAATATGGACTCCAATACAAAATCGTTATCAAATTCCCAACCGGTATCTCTTCCGAAAGGTTAGAAAAGATGCAATTTGCTCTCTTAGACATATTAAAAGAAGGAGTAAATAAAAGTAAAGAAAATATCGTATCAGAAAGAACTATCGATTTACTTGTCTGGGCAAAACGGGATAAATTTCCGGAAGCAAGGTCAATCTATTCTTATCTAAAAGATAGATTTACTAATGCTTTCCCTGGCTATACTTTAAGCCGAATTACCTTAAACCGAAAACTTCTCGTCTGTGAAGTGAAAAAAGGATAA